The region ATTTTTAACAGATGTCACTTAGGTTTCACTGAGAGCAAAGAGTAAAGGGAGTAGGATAGCAGATTTGTGACAGGACAAAATGGGAAGACAACAGGTAATGCTGTTGGAACGGAAGGCAGACTTTGTGTCAGCTCTTGTTACTTTTATCATAATTATTATACTTCATACGTTTTTTTCTGTCTCTGATCCATGCTTTTGTTACCACAGAACTAGACCACTGCAATTCACTCTACATGGAGCTCAACTTCAAATCATTCAGAGGCAAAAACTGGTGCAGAATATAGTGGCTAACTTAGTGAACAGTGCATCTGGCTAGGAGCATATAGCACCAGTGCAATGAAATTGGCACTGGCTGCCTGCCATTCTCCAGATGGAGTTTACACCTGACCCATAAATTGCTGGGTCTGACTTATCTGAGAGATTGTCTTTCTCCTTGAGCCATGCTGCCAACACTttagtcagcagcagagctgcccaAATAAgtcatttttcagtttgctggctgaACCAAAAATCCAAAAAAATCCTTTCAAGTTGAcctgaaatagatttttttaaattatttttgataCAACACAAAagtaataaacaaaaaaaaaaaagaaaaacacacaatATTTTGGGAACAATGTGTTTTGTTCAAACTAAAACAAAGTGCTCAGATGCCACAGTGATGAGTAAAGTACAAGAAAACAATGTAGACTAGAATAGAGAAACAATGTTGTGGTTTCTGAGtacttttaaacatatttttaaataaaattgaagtaaaatttgaaaggcaaaataatttcaaattgaaaaatctaaatgttttgttttgaaaatatcattttgatttttgagTGGGTTTTATATAATCTTTTCAGTCGAAACAATTCAGCAAATTCAACATTAATtaggaaaatatttcagtttaccCATATCTGCGTTTGGTTTATCTGAAACAATTCATCCAGCTGTAGTCACTAGGGGCTCCTAAGCTGGCTCCCCGTCAGTATAGCTGAGAGGATCTCCTCTGTGATGGCTCTTGGGAGCTGGAACTTGCTCCCCCCACTTAATCTTAAACAGTCTTATCTGGCCATGCTGCAGAATGCAGATCTGTTTGACAAGGCTCCTGGGCCTGGTCtagactggggggaggggtgggatctatctaagttatgcaacttcagctacgtgaataacgtactCAGACCGACTCACCATAGTGTCTTtactgcagtgagtcgactgctgctgcttccccatcgactctgcttgcGCTTCTCacagtggtggagtacaggagtcgatgggagagcgttcgggggttgatttatcatgtctagactagacgtgataaatcgaccccgttggatcaattgctgcccattgatctggtgggtagtatagacatacctttgGAGAAGTATAATGGCTTACTTCCCGTAATGAGTCATAGgtgctaaggccagaagggagtatTGTGATCATCTGTTCCGACCTCTTGTATAATATAGCAAGAGAAATTCCCCAAAACAATTCAAGTTTGAAGTATGCTCTACtttgcggggaggggggaaatccagtcttgattttaaaaatagctagtaatggagaatccaccccaacctttggtaaattgatccaatggttaatcactctcactgttaaaaatgtacgcctcatttctagtctgaatttgtcttgcttcaactTTCAAACATAGTATTTTgctatacctttgtctgctattGAAAAGTCCATTATCAAATATCGGTTCCCCATGTCTGCAATTGTGAAAAAAGGCTTATATCATTATTGGGTATATTAACTGTAGTgtggtattagagagacaaggtgggtgagagagacaagctttctagtGGCACAGAGCTCTTCCTTTCCTCTGGGAAGGTACTCACAGTGTCACAGCGTGGAACAGCTAGCTtatcataagtagttagcacatattctaagggacctttcaaggtgaagtgacccaTTAACTGCCTTGTAGTCAGGGGACAAAAAAAGGGGATtaatgggttatagattgttgtagcAAATCATATATCCAGTGCTTTACTAAAACCATGATTTTTAGACatattttctaatcttttaatcattcttgtggctcttctttgacacctctccaatttaacaacatccttcttgaactgtggacatccactggacacaatattccagcagcagtcgcacccagtgccaaatacagaggtaatacaaTTTGTCTATCCCTACTCAaaatttccctgtttatgcatctgtGGATCACGTTAGTGTCACACTTGGAGCCCATGTTCAGCTTATTAGGCACCACAGCCTCCAAATCTTTAATAGAGTCACTGCTGAAAGAGTGGAAGGGGAGAAAAAGGAGATTTCGTAGATGTCTGGCAGGCCAAGTTCCGGCTACAATGATTACTTAATGTTGCTGGGCTTTCATTGTGTTATTAATTATGCAGGGGCACCCGGAGTCTCTGCCaggcattttttttattattctaaaCACAAATAAAAAGACAATAAATACAATTACCTTAATTCAAAACAGAAGTGATGAATAATGAGACAGAAACAGAGCCAGTCTCCCctcttgtagctgtgttggctcGTCTGGATCAGCAGAAATATAAATAATCCATGTTAATTGAGAAAGGCCAGTGAGTACAAGCTGGTCTATGTGTGGAACGGTTTCCATATGAAGGgaaactaaaaagattagggctgttcagattagaaaagagatgactgtgagggggatgtgatagaagtctataaaatcatgactggtgtgaaaaaAGGTGAATAGAGAAGTGCTATTTACCCTTTCGCACAACACATAAAacaggggtcacctgatgaaattattAGATAGCAGGTGTAATACAAACAAGAAGAAGTACTTTTTTACACAATGCaaaattaatctgtggaactcattgccatgagatgttttgatggccaaaagtataaatgggttcaaaaaagaactaggtaagttcatggaggataaaaaTCATCAAagactattagccaggagggtCAGGGGACGCAACCCTATGGCTGGGAAAACCCAAAACCTGACTGCCAGGGGTGAATCTCTCCAAAATTGCATGTTCTGTACTTTGCACTTGAAGGTCTGGTACTgctcactgtcagagacagaatactacactggatggaccattggtatgaTCCAGTATGGCAGCTTTTATGGTCTTATGAATAGAGACGGGCAGAGCTGCTGTTGGATGCTACCTAAGGCTAGATTCTCCAAGGGACTTAGGTGCATCACTACtgctttaggcacctaactcccagatATACGCACTACTAGTATTTACTGCTCAGCTACTACCTTACCCTGTAGGCGCCTAAATTTGCTCTGTACCTCCTTTCTTTTGATGTAAACATTTCTTATgtgctacatttctgcctctgggcatgagcaCCACAGCCTCGCTTTAGGCATGTGGATAGTTAAGCCCAGAGAAATCCACAAACAAGGGGAAGATAGGTGTTCCCTTGCCTTATTCAATTGCAGGACCTGATCTGACAGGTGTGTTCAGAGGCCACTTACCAGAGTGGGCCAGCACACAAAATCACAGGACATGAATGTGTAGGGGAGGAAGCAGATGTCCCCCATAATCTTTAGCCCAATTGTTAGTGTACCCACCTAGGATGTGGGAAACCTCAATTAAATTCCCCACTGATGAGGAGAAAGTATTTGAAGATGGGTCCTCCACTTCCCAGGAGCATGGGACATTCtcctggggtggggaaagggttctctatattaaataattaaagagtcatTGGCATCCTTGTCTCCCATACAAGAGCCCTACCGATCAGGCTATAAAGCCATTTTCTCTCTGGGGCCCAGTGACTCAAATAATAAGCATTTATCTGCACAGCCTGACAGAATGGGGTCACGGCTCATTTTAAGTAGCTCCGATATCTGTTTTTGAAGGATGATGGTAGtctttctttttctccctccctccttttgtcACCATTTTACTGACCCTTCCTCTTGTCTTGTTCCCCAGAATGTATCTGAAGCAGGTTATGAACAATCAAACCTCCATGCcggagttccttctcctgggattctctgacattTGGGAGCTGCAGATTATACACTTCACAGCGTTTCTAGTGCTCTACTTGGCAGCCTTGATAGGGAACCTCCTTATAATCATAGTCGTAGCCTTTGACCGAcaacttcacacccccatgtacttctccTTGGTCAACTTATCCTTCCTAGACCTGTGCTACATCTCTGTGActgtccccaaatccatggccaactCTCTCATGGACAGCAGAACAATTTCTTTCTCAGGGTGTGTCACGCAACTCTTCTTGGTTGTCACCTTTGCCATTACGGAGCTAGCATTACTCACGGTGATGGCATATGATCGCTATGTTGCAATCTGCCATCCCCTCCATTATGGGATGTTAATGAACAGGGGCAGGAGTGCCCAGATGGCAGCTGGGGCCTGGCTCAGCAGCATGATGTGTGCTGTGATACATAGCGGTAACACATTTAGGTTACACTTCTGCCTCTCCAACATGGTTGGCCAGTTCTTCTGTAATATCCCACAGCTATTAAAGATCTCCTGTGGAGATACACGTGTTAATGATATAGTAATGCTTGTTCTTGGTTCTGTTTCAGCTGTTTCCTGTTTTGTATTTATATTTGTGTCTTATATTCACATCTTCTTCACAGTGATGAGAATCCCCTCCAAGCAGGGCAGGtacaaagccttctccacctgcctgccccacttgattgttttttgtttgtttcttggcACTTCAACATTAACGTGCATGGGACCCAGATCAAagttttcaaaagttttggaCCTGGTAGCGGCCATTTTCTATTCCGTTGTGCCACCAACTGTGAACTcaatcatctacagcctgagaaacaatgGCATAAGGGGTGAGCTCAGGAAAATGTAAATCGCTCACCATCCCGGTCCAATAGGCATAAGATGGATTTAACATTCAGAGAACTGTGTGTTGTCTTTCCTGACATCTACATTGTTATGGGTTTCAACATTTATATGtacaatttttaataaaaataaaagggaaaaaatgaaaacaaataaacCACCCGTAAAAGACAATTCTGGAGCTTATAGTTATCAATGGACAATTGAATGTTCATTAACCTAGCTAATTAATATTACGCTTGTAGTGGCCACATTGATGTAACTTAATAGGCTCTGTGGCAgattgccggtactgttatgctgggtcttgcgctttctcttctttggggaaggttcagggcgtcattgcttgcctctgaaccggtattttaattactccactagtgtccttgaggaggggagtggagagggagggacctgggcccaccctctgtcataaacagatagttaagggttaatgtctcttacctgtaaagggttaacaaacagaggaccaatcaggagacaagatactttcaaatctcagtggagggaagcctttgtttgtgttttttgggttttactttgttctctctgggtcctgaaagggactagacgtacaaccaggtttcttgccaatctccctgctacagtctcttatatatttaaaatagtgagtattaagtaggaaaggaggtttagtcttttaattgttttctgtatttgcaaatgtgtattttgctggaaatattttaaattgtattttgctaggAGGAGGCTTCTCTCttgtgtctataagctgaaagaccctgtaagttttaccatctaaattacagagacaacttttactttttttctttctttttattaaaagttttgcttttttagacctgtttgattttttccccttgttgaggctcaagggaattgagtctgtacttaccagggaattggtgagggacagggaaagagaagggaggggggaagggtggaatccctttcttttagattcacggagcttgaatctgtctatctctccaggatagcccagggagggaaagcctgagaaggagagagaagaggggaaacaaacctgatttctctgtgttgtgattcaaggagtggaatcacggtgatctcctagtataCCCAGagggggaaagatctgggaggaagaaaggagaagggggggaaatggtttattcccctttgttgtaagactcaaggaatttgggtcttggggtccccagggaaggtttttggggggaccagagtgccccaaaacactataatttTTTGGGTAATGggagcttatcagatctaagttggtaattaagcttagaggaattcatgctggtaccccatttttggattctaaggttcagattggggatagaatacCATGACACCCTCTtttccaggtcccaacccaggggccctgaggtttgtggtgaaccacttgaactagcggttccttcccctgggctacttccctctcctgcccttcagcttgtgaaggggcttcttgccctccttctacacaagccagatgccccttacctagggtttcttttggatttctcatcccaccacagcactcctccaaactttccttttgtctttcttcaaaactgttctcttctccaactcccacactgtctgactgaagcaggggtgtttatcacatgactgactgctggtgctctaattggcttcaggtgctctaactggcttcaggtgctctagttaatctatagcaaaccttcctccccttgcagggaataaggatCCCtactaacactctcctgctgccctctggccatgctgtatcacagctCCTATAgcaatcctgatttacaccagctgggaatctATGCCATTGACAGCAATGGAGCtaggccaatttacaccaactgaggattcTGGCTGCATTAAGTCCAGTGTAGCTATAGTTGATTCACATTAGCTGGGATGTGGCCCATTAAGTTCAATGGGGTTACATCAGTTTACACCATCTGATAATGTGGCCCCATTTACTTCAATTGAATTGCATGACTTGATGCCAGCTGGGAATGGACCAACAGCTTGAATCCTAATCCACTGGTAGTTGAACATGTTAGGAAATTGAACCTTGATGTGGATAGACATTTCCTACAaggtgtagtaagtgaaggccctgataaaggctcagtatgaggcctgagtcctgaactaaaataatggccaagactttgctaacataaagcaaagtgaagctgtgagccagaggcaggccctgctcacagaagctggcaaggaaagggctgatgctgcaagaagatacgaacctaaaaggtactgaacactagagatcagaacattcacatacttgcacattccacacagataacaaggaacaaactgacccatcccaatgacaggggcaaaagggtaatatgatggatagagttgttttgttcaaaccaacatgtacaaggtgagaggcggcaccttactacacaGAGGGGTTGTACTTTGCTATGTAaaagggttgtacctcaatacgtcaggagtgatgtgtaacttgtttgtacctgtgtataaaaatagaTCCCTGGGgcaatgtctttgtccggccgagggggcagtggaaagtcccgccactgactgagccaagtccattgtcaaggagcacatatgtactagctAGCTGTAtcttagcagcaccttggactacGTTTGCCGGGGAGCTGGAGCCTGTGCTTTTCTTCGACAATAAACCTAGCCGACGTGCCTTTGCATCCTACTAgactgtggtcattgggggttctttcTGGGTCTGCTgcatcagctatctgcagagctggggcagcacacagggtaaGCtcatgcacgcagccgagtgataccaacattggagagagcagagcaccacactggtagcatctgacaacacaagGGATTGAGCACTTTGGTCAGCCATCTTCCTGGAAAGAGGAGTGATGCAACTCTGCCCTTGAACCAATACTGTCATTCTGTTAAGTCTTAGTCGCTGTTTCACTTGTatctgcttgtaaccctttcggACTCTATCCCTTACACTggaactcactctctctctttttgactAAATAAACTTGATTTACTTTTATtctaaaccaacccagtgctgGGTTTGACTTGAAGTGACTATCAGCTCCAGTTAAAGCAACAAGCTTGTGtggttttgtctctttaaaggagcaattaATCTGATTACTCCTCTGAATGCTCCTTGAGAGGGCTGGATGATTCAGAGCAGACAGGTTTCTTGAAATTCAGCACTGGGCAGTGCATTGGGGGTCACTTGGCTAGTAGTAACCAAGGGCTGTGGTTTTACAGGcaggctcctggagtcaagttGCTGAACTAAGACTGCTCAACACATGGACACTTATAAGACGTGGTAAAATTATCACAAATGCTCTGAAACCAATGGACCAGGTTGACCACAGTGTTACTCCACTTTCAGGCATTTTAATAAGTTGGGTTATACTGACATAGAACTGGGATAATGAAGGAGTCAAAAATCAGGACCAGTAAATTGTGTTGAACAGAATGCTGTTAATTGACCTTGGTGAGTGGACCTAAATGGAGATGGCTCTGCTGAATTTGTTCCATTTTTCACTAAGTCCACCTGTTAGGGAGGTGGTGATGTCACTATTCCTTAGCTCACTCTGGGCTCTTTTGGCGGCTGTGATGCTGGTGTTGTGGTTACATGGCCCAGGTACATcctattcatagattttaaggccagaagagacaatgAGCTcctctagtctgatttcctgtgtAGCACAGACCTATCTAGGTTACATATAAATAATTCAAGTCCCAATCTAATTCTCATTCAAATCATCGGATTTTGCCCTTGATTCTATCTGACACAAATGATGCcttgagaagggggaaaaaaatctcctacAATTTGTGGCATGATCCGTCAGTACAAGCACAGGGGCCGGATAGACTCTTGTGTCTCTTATAAGACCACATCACCATCCACCACCAACATTCAAAGGCAACAGGTTTCCCTCTTGTTTAAACTGGGTCCACCCCATTCAGACAGTTAGACTCTCCTGGAAAAAAATTACAActcctgtttgtttattttcagaaCCCATCTATGGTGCTTACCTGCCCCCTGTTACTAGAGTTCCTGAGCGACATGCAACCTCCAATGTATTGTTCTTACAGCAAACCTGTGAGAGAAGAAAGTGATATCAGCTCACGTTTACACATGCAGACCTAAGactcaggcacctaactcccagtgacttACTCTAGGTCACACAGAAAGCTTGTGATGGACCAAGgccttgaacccagctctcctgagtgcccagcacaatgCCCCAATCACTGGCCCTCCTCATCTTCTAGTAAGAGTTAAAGCCACAGCCACAGAAACACTGCCTTGCTTACTAAAATTTCAGAGTGCTCTCTATTGCACCAAAGAGACTACTTTACATTTGCTTAGTAATTAGttgatttttcccccctcactAGTTTTACCTTTCACCTCTGCAGGGAACAGTAACCAAAATGCCCTTAGAAGAAGCCACCTAAATAAATTTTCTTAGTGAAACTTCAGCCATTCATCTCCAGGAAGATGCTGCAGTAAGTTGGCCATGCTTTGTGCACAGTTAGGCTCTTCATACATTTGTGTCATAGCTAGTGGTGGATCCCtcagctggttttgggtcccgaTATGAAATGAATTCTGTCCCCACCTCTGAGCTGGCTCTTAGTGGCTCTTTTATGACTCAGTTTCCTATCTCAATTTGTAGATGATGCCCGCTACCACTTACTTTTTTTGGTCACTAGAGAAGGGTGATGGGTTTATCGACATTTTCAATTTCAGAATTTATTTACAGATTTCTGCAGAACTTCAGTGAATATAGCTGTGGGAGGGTGGAGTTGGGTCTGTTTCATTCAATGTATCATCAAGACAAATGTTAGTTACATTTTAATTGTAGGGGAAAACTCTGGGTTATTAATGGTGCTAATAATGGTAGAACAGAAGAACAATGTGGAAGCAAATGTTTGTTTCAGGTCAGGGTGAAAATCGCTAGGCCAGGCTCACAACTAGTGTAAATTGATGTTGCTCCACGGACTTTGATGGTGCTATGCCAGTTAACATCAGCTGAATCGCTAGCCCTGTAGATATGAACCGGTGTCAGTGAAGGCAGAATGGCAAATGGAAGCAGAGTCTGAATTCAGAAGGAATACACAAGAGTAAGTGAGGGCAGAAATAGGATATGAAATTGATTGTTTGTCAAGAGTTGTGCTGAAGAGGCTCACACCAGAACAGCATCCAGACACTGTGCTGGGATCTGCAGGGCTCAGTGGAGTGAAAACTAGTAGAATTTAgttttgttaatattttaagaagccatttccctttttcttccctttgcagTGGACAGCACAGgggctgatttttgtttttgctggtggtttctcCCCTTTGCCGCTTCACCCCATGCGAATGGTGGATGGGGTAGAACGGTGGATGGACCTTTGGAGAAGAGCGGCAGatgggccttggggggaagaggctgtTTGGAGGCGGGGCCAAGGTCTGGGTgctgggcccacaaaagattaatccagccctgcaggtgctgagcacctcctattatttttttggtgggtgccccggagcacccatggagacaGTGCCTATGAAGGGCAGGACATGCCCAACCAAATTACTGTGACcaagttccttctcctgggatgctCTGACATTTGAGAACTGCAGATTCTACCCATTGTGGTGTTTCTAGTCATTTAACTGCAGCCCTGGTGGGGAATTTAGTCATCATCAAAGTAATAATCTTTGACCACCACCTTCACGCGTCCATGTTTTTTCTTTCTAGACATCTTGTCCTTTCTAAACCTCTGCTGCATCTCTGTCCCTGTCCCCAAATCCCTGGCTAACTTCATAACCAATGCCAGACCCATCCCTTCCTCTGGATGTGTTGTCCAAGTCTTTCTGGTTCCCACCTTGGCAGCTTCAGAACCGAGCTTTCTCACAGTGATggcatgtcaaggttccttccccactctaaactgtagggtacagatgtgggggac is a window of Gopherus flavomarginatus isolate rGopFla2 chromosome 11 unlocalized genomic scaffold, rGopFla2.mat.asm SUPER_11_unloc_1, whole genome shotgun sequence DNA encoding:
- the LOC127040850 gene encoding olfactory receptor 14A16-like; this translates as MYLKQVMNNQTSMPEFLLLGFSDIWELQIIHFTAFLVLYLAALIGNLLIIIVVAFDRQLHTPMYFSLVNLSFLDLCYISVTVPKSMANSLMDSRTISFSGCVTQLFLVVTFAITELALLTVMAYDRYVAICHPLHYGMLMNRGRSAQMAAGAWLSSMMCAVIHSGNTFRLHFCLSNMVGQFFCNIPQLLKISCGDTRVNDIVMLVLGSVSAVSCFVFIFVSYIHIFFTVMRIPSKQGRYKAFSTCLPHLIVFCLFLGTSTLTCMGPRSKFSKVLDLVAAIFYSVVPPTVNSIIYSLRNNGIRGELRKM